The Prosthecodimorpha staleyi genome has a window encoding:
- the pgsA gene encoding CDP-diacylglycerol--glycerol-3-phosphate 3-phosphatidyltransferase produces the protein MSAWNLPNILTFGRIAAVPLVVACFTLPELPTFTSRWVAFAIYAAAAITDFFDGYLARAWQQQSALGRMLDPIADKLLVASCLLILTDDGTIAGWTVIAAVIILCREILVSGLREFLAELRVSVPVTRLAKWKTTAQLVAIGFLIVGSSGERILPYTVEIGIVLLWISAILTLYTGYDYFRAGIGHLIED, from the coding sequence ATGTCGGCATGGAACCTGCCCAACATCCTGACCTTTGGGCGAATCGCTGCCGTGCCGTTGGTCGTGGCCTGCTTCACCCTCCCCGAACTGCCGACCTTCACGTCGCGCTGGGTCGCCTTCGCCATCTATGCTGCGGCGGCGATCACGGACTTCTTCGACGGCTATCTGGCGCGCGCCTGGCAGCAGCAATCCGCGCTCGGACGCATGCTCGACCCGATCGCCGACAAACTGCTGGTCGCGTCGTGCCTCCTCATCCTGACCGACGACGGCACCATCGCCGGCTGGACCGTGATCGCGGCCGTGATCATCCTGTGCCGCGAGATTCTCGTTTCGGGCCTGCGCGAATTCCTGGCCGAACTCAGGGTCAGCGTGCCGGTCACCCGGCTCGCCAAATGGAAGACCACCGCCCAGCTGGTCGCGATCGGCTTCCTGATCGTCGGCTCGTCCGGCGAGCGCATCCTCCCCTACACGGTCGAGATCGGCATCGTCCTGCTCTGGATTTCCGCCATCCTCACCCTCTATACCGGCTACGACTACTTCCGGGCCGGGATCGGCCATCTGATCGAGGATTGA
- the moaD gene encoding molybdopterin converting factor subunit 1, giving the protein MRLLYFAWVRERIGKTEETVDLPAHVRTGADLLAWLKTRGEEYDHALERPDVIRLAVDQMHVRQTEDIAGAREIALFPPMTGG; this is encoded by the coding sequence TTGCGGCTTCTCTATTTCGCCTGGGTGCGCGAGCGGATCGGCAAGACCGAGGAGACCGTGGACCTGCCGGCGCATGTCAGGACCGGGGCCGACCTGCTGGCCTGGCTGAAGACCCGCGGCGAGGAATATGACCACGCCCTGGAGCGCCCGGACGTGATCCGGCTGGCCGTCGACCAGATGCATGTCCGCCAGACCGAAGACATTGCAGGGGCACGCGAAATCGCGCTGTTCCCGCCCATGACGGGCGGTTGA
- a CDS encoding molybdenum cofactor biosynthesis protein MoaE has protein sequence MAAIPITIRVQAEPFDSEAEVALLRAGRTDVGAVVTFQGLCRSEGGSLAALELEHYPGMAETEIRRVAEAAAARWPVLGLAAIHRYGKIAPGAPIVLVVATSSHRQAAFEAAAFLMDFLKTRAPFWKKEHHADGREGGWVDAREADDAAAARWGGEAP, from the coding sequence ATGGCGGCGATCCCGATCACCATCCGTGTCCAGGCCGAGCCGTTCGATTCCGAGGCCGAGGTCGCCCTGCTGAGGGCCGGGCGGACCGATGTCGGGGCGGTCGTGACCTTCCAGGGCCTGTGCCGCTCCGAGGGCGGCAGTCTGGCGGCACTCGAACTCGAACACTATCCGGGCATGGCCGAAACCGAGATCCGGCGGGTCGCCGAGGCGGCGGCGGCGCGCTGGCCGGTGCTCGGGCTCGCCGCAATCCACCGATACGGCAAGATTGCCCCCGGCGCCCCGATCGTGCTGGTCGTCGCCACGTCGTCGCACCGACAGGCCGCCTTCGAAGCCGCCGCCTTCCTGATGGACTTCCTGAAGACCCGCGCCCCCTTCTGGAAGAAGGAGCACCATGCCGACGGCCGCGAGGGCGGGTGGGTCGACGCGCGCGAGGCCGACGACGCGGCCGCGGCGCGCTGGGGCGGAGAGGCGCCGTGA
- a CDS encoding BrnT family toxin yields the protein MAPPPPGFEWDPEKARLNAAKHGISFELAVTIFDGWVFSFDDDRFDYGEVRVTAYGLCRGVEIMVVYTERSDRRRVISARRATRYERNQYWEAYRDAHG from the coding sequence ATGGCACCGCCTCCGCCGGGATTTGAGTGGGATCCCGAGAAAGCCCGGCTCAATGCGGCCAAGCATGGGATCTCTTTTGAACTGGCTGTCACGATCTTTGATGGTTGGGTTTTCAGTTTCGATGATGACCGCTTCGACTACGGCGAAGTTCGCGTGACAGCCTATGGGCTGTGCCGCGGAGTCGAAATCATGGTAGTCTATACGGAGCGGAGTGACAGGCGCCGTGTGATCTCGGCGCGGCGGGCAACCAGATATGAGCGAAACCAATATTGGGAGGCCTATCGGGACGCACACGGATGA
- a CDS encoding branched-chain amino acid aminotransferase, protein MALPFDQLDGVIWYDGHFVPWKDAKVHVLTHGLHYGSCVFEGQRAYGGVVFKQTEHHERLHNSAEILGFKLPYSVDELNRACEELLVRMGLVDAYVRPVAWRGSEMMGVSAQSNTIHVAIAAWQWPSYFKPEERARGIRLDIAEYRRPDPATAPSKSKAAGLYMICTISKHAAENKGYADALMWDYEGYVAEATGANVFFVQDGKLHTPLADRFLNGITRQTVLDLARRRGIEVIERRIKPEELSGFTECFLTGTAAEVTPVSEVGPYTFKPGEITLGLMNDYFAEVQPKRAAAE, encoded by the coding sequence ATGGCACTGCCTTTCGATCAGCTCGACGGCGTCATCTGGTACGACGGTCACTTCGTGCCGTGGAAGGACGCCAAGGTGCATGTGCTGACCCACGGCCTGCACTACGGCTCCTGCGTGTTCGAAGGGCAGCGTGCCTATGGCGGCGTGGTCTTCAAGCAGACCGAACATCATGAGCGCCTGCACAACTCCGCCGAGATCCTGGGCTTCAAGCTGCCCTATTCGGTCGACGAGCTGAACCGCGCCTGCGAGGAACTGCTCGTCCGCATGGGCCTGGTCGACGCCTATGTGCGCCCGGTCGCCTGGCGTGGATCGGAGATGATGGGCGTGTCGGCCCAGTCCAACACGATCCATGTCGCCATCGCGGCCTGGCAGTGGCCGAGCTACTTCAAACCGGAAGAGCGCGCCCGCGGCATCCGCCTGGACATCGCCGAATATCGCCGCCCGGACCCGGCCACCGCGCCGTCGAAATCGAAGGCCGCCGGCCTCTACATGATCTGCACGATCTCCAAGCATGCCGCCGAGAACAAGGGCTATGCCGACGCGCTGATGTGGGACTACGAGGGCTATGTGGCCGAGGCCACCGGCGCCAACGTGTTCTTCGTCCAGGACGGCAAGCTGCACACCCCGCTCGCCGACCGCTTCCTCAACGGCATCACCCGCCAGACCGTGCTCGACCTCGCTCGCCGCCGTGGCATCGAAGTGATCGAGCGCCGCATCAAGCCGGAGGAACTGTCCGGCTTCACCGAATGCTTCCTGACCGGCACCGCCGCGGAAGTCACGCCGGTGTCCGAGGTCGGCCCCTACACGTTCAAGCCCGGCGAGATCACGCTCGGCCTGATGAACGACTATTTCGCCGAGGTCCAGCCGAAGCGCGCCGCGGCGGAGTGA
- a CDS encoding MarR family winged helix-turn-helix transcriptional regulator has protein sequence MADINFSTTASAPDRTAAAAIDGSGPDAGAAVSAPTAGEPQWEMIELLFFAYRDFIGDPDAILDAFDFGRAHHRVLHFVNRNPGMPVAELLNILKITKQSLGRVLRELIEAGYVEQQTGESDRRQRLLFATARGRDLALRLAAPQSTRIAAALAALGPEGAAAAREFLRLMINAEERAETARFVART, from the coding sequence ATGGCTGACATAAATTTCTCGACGACAGCCTCCGCGCCCGATCGGACCGCCGCCGCGGCGATCGACGGCAGCGGCCCAGATGCCGGTGCCGCCGTATCGGCCCCGACGGCCGGCGAGCCGCAATGGGAGATGATCGAACTCCTGTTCTTCGCCTATCGCGACTTCATCGGCGACCCCGACGCGATCCTGGACGCGTTCGATTTCGGGCGCGCGCATCACCGGGTGCTGCATTTCGTCAACCGCAATCCCGGCATGCCGGTCGCCGAGCTTCTGAACATCCTGAAGATCACCAAGCAGAGCCTCGGGCGGGTGCTGCGGGAACTGATCGAGGCCGGCTATGTCGAGCAGCAGACCGGCGAAAGCGATCGGCGGCAGCGCCTGCTGTTCGCCACGGCGCGCGGCCGGGACCTGGCGCTGCGACTGGCCGCGCCGCAATCGACCCGCATCGCCGCGGCCCTCGCAGCGCTCGGCCCCGAAGGCGCCGCCGCCGCCCGGGAGTTCCTGCGCCTGATGATCAATGCCGAGGAGCGCGCCGAGACGGCACGCTTCGTCGCACGGACATGA
- a CDS encoding response regulator: METPRPAPLADEAPHLLVVDDDSRIRTLLSRYLGDQGFRVTVAESAAEARRKLEAFDFDLLILDVMMPGESGMDLTAAIRRTSEVPILMLTARTETDNRIRGLELGADDYVAKPFDPRELILRINNILKRGSSAAKPKSGEVRFGAFSFHLERQELRRGDDPIRLTDRERQLMRIFAERPGETIPRHEIVGSDNSLGDRTADVQINRLRRKIEADPANPVYLQTVRGLGYRLVTD; this comes from the coding sequence ATGGAAACGCCGCGCCCGGCACCGCTGGCCGACGAGGCCCCGCATCTGCTCGTCGTCGACGACGACAGCCGCATCCGCACCCTGCTGTCGCGCTATCTCGGCGACCAGGGCTTCCGCGTCACCGTCGCCGAAAGTGCCGCCGAGGCGCGGCGCAAGCTGGAGGCCTTCGATTTCGACCTCCTGATCCTCGACGTGATGATGCCCGGCGAGAGCGGCATGGACCTGACCGCCGCGATCCGCCGGACCTCGGAGGTGCCGATCCTGATGCTGACCGCGCGCACCGAGACCGACAACCGCATCCGCGGCCTGGAACTCGGCGCCGACGACTATGTCGCCAAGCCGTTCGACCCGCGCGAACTGATCCTGCGCATCAACAATATCCTGAAGCGCGGTTCGTCGGCGGCCAAGCCGAAGAGCGGCGAAGTGCGCTTCGGCGCCTTCTCGTTCCACCTCGAGCGCCAGGAATTGCGCCGCGGCGACGATCCGATCCGTCTCACCGACCGCGAGCGACAGCTGATGCGCATCTTCGCCGAGCGGCCCGGCGAGACCATCCCCCGCCACGAGATCGTCGGCTCGGACAACAGTCTCGGCGACCGGACGGCCGATGTGCAGATCAACCGCCTCCGGCGCAAGATCGAGGCCGATCCCGCCAACCCGGTCTATCTGCAGACCGTGCGCGGGCTGGGCTATCGCCTCGTGACCGATTGA
- a CDS encoding ATP-binding protein has product MRLVRTASGAARSAAGLWRRVARAVADRMPKGLYARSLLIVVLPMLILQTVVAYVFMERHWQLVTRRLSEAVTRDIAATIAVIESFPQDANYDRITEIARRDFSLSIAVLPNDPLPPPMPKPFFSLLDTALSEEIVRLIKRPFWIDTVGRSDLIEIRIQISDKVLRVLARRGQAYASNTHIFLLWMVGTSVVLLGIAILFLRNQIRPIQQLAAAAESFGKGRPPPDFRPRGAREVRKAAEAFLAMRRRIERQIEQRTTMLAGVSHDMRTVLTRFRLQLAFLGSGPEIEALEGDIAEMQAMLEAYLAFARGEGDEEAVPTDMAEMLRAIEIEADRAGFTVRQSFDGPPLVIVRPNAFKRALGNLVGNACRYAERVEVTARHARGYLTVAIDDDGPGVPEAERENVFRPFYRLDQARNQDEGGTGLGLAITRDIIRGHGGDVKLDSSPLGGLRAVIRIPG; this is encoded by the coding sequence ATGCGGCTGGTCAGGACGGCCTCGGGGGCCGCCAGGAGCGCGGCCGGCCTGTGGCGCCGGGTCGCCCGCGCCGTGGCCGACCGCATGCCCAAGGGCCTCTATGCCCGCTCCCTGCTGATCGTCGTGCTGCCGATGCTGATCCTGCAGACCGTGGTCGCCTATGTGTTCATGGAGCGGCACTGGCAGCTGGTGACGCGGCGACTGTCTGAAGCCGTGACCCGCGACATCGCGGCGACCATCGCGGTGATCGAGTCCTTTCCGCAGGATGCCAACTACGACCGGATCACCGAGATCGCGCGACGCGACTTCTCGCTCTCGATCGCGGTGCTGCCCAACGATCCCCTGCCGCCGCCCATGCCGAAGCCCTTCTTCTCGCTGCTCGACACGGCGCTTTCGGAGGAGATCGTGCGGCTGATCAAGCGACCGTTCTGGATCGATACGGTCGGCCGTTCGGACCTGATCGAAATCCGCATCCAGATCTCCGACAAGGTGCTGCGCGTTCTGGCCCGGCGCGGGCAGGCCTATGCCTCCAACACCCACATCTTTCTGCTCTGGATGGTCGGCACTTCGGTGGTCCTGCTCGGTATCGCCATCCTGTTCCTGCGCAACCAGATCCGTCCGATCCAGCAGCTCGCCGCGGCGGCCGAGAGCTTCGGCAAGGGCCGCCCGCCGCCGGATTTCCGCCCGCGCGGCGCGCGCGAGGTGCGCAAGGCGGCCGAGGCCTTCCTGGCCATGCGCCGGCGCATCGAGCGCCAGATCGAGCAGCGCACCACCATGCTGGCCGGCGTCAGCCACGACATGCGCACGGTGCTGACCCGCTTCCGCCTGCAACTGGCTTTTCTGGGATCGGGTCCCGAGATCGAGGCGCTGGAAGGCGACATTGCCGAGATGCAGGCCATGCTGGAGGCCTATCTGGCCTTCGCGCGCGGGGAAGGCGACGAGGAGGCCGTGCCGACCGACATGGCCGAGATGCTGCGCGCCATCGAGATCGAGGCGGACCGCGCCGGCTTCACGGTGCGCCAGAGCTTCGACGGGCCGCCGCTGGTGATCGTGCGGCCGAATGCGTTCAAGCGCGCGCTCGGCAATCTGGTCGGCAATGCCTGCCGCTACGCCGAGCGCGTCGAGGTGACCGCGCGCCACGCCCGCGGCTACCTGACCGTCGCGATCGACGATGACGGCCCCGGCGTGCCGGAGGCGGAGCGCGAGAACGTGTTCCGCCCCTTCTACCGGCTCGACCAGGCACGCAACCAGGACGAGGGCGGCACCGGGCTCGGCCTCGCCATCACGCGCGACATCATCCGCGGCCATGGCGGCGACGTGAAGCTGGATAGCAGCCCGCTCGGCGGGCTGCGCGCGGTGATCCGCATTCCCGGCTGA
- a CDS encoding DUF1501 domain-containing protein → MPDPTCPDAAFALSRRGFLAGAATLSVWPFLPRFAAAAPGGRDPRLIVVVLRGAMDGLSAVAPVGDPAYAALRGTIALGLDGPNPALGLDGFFALHPAMPTFARLYKAGKAMVVHAVASPYRERSHFDGQDVLESGLGGVGRTDSGWLNRALQVLPAGERIVRAGGLGVGTMTPLIMRGAAPVLGWSPQVLPQASDDFAARVLDLYRHTDGGLAETLERGLATDKLAAQAGMGEARSRAGAATAEGMKLVAAGAARLLAAADGPRLAALSFDGWDTHANEGGATGRLAQLLGGLDGAFAALESGLGPAWRDTAVLVATEFGRTAAVNGTVGTDHGTATVAFLAGGAIKGGRILTDWPGLRPADLYEARDLKPTTDLRAIAKGLLADHLGLSRTLLDTSVFPDSAAVAPTSGLIG, encoded by the coding sequence ATGCCCGATCCGACCTGCCCGGATGCCGCCTTCGCCCTGTCCCGCCGCGGCTTCCTCGCCGGCGCGGCGACGCTGTCCGTATGGCCCTTCCTGCCACGCTTCGCCGCCGCCGCGCCGGGCGGGCGCGATCCCCGCCTGATCGTGGTCGTGCTGCGCGGCGCCATGGACGGCCTCTCGGCGGTCGCCCCGGTCGGCGATCCCGCCTATGCGGCGCTGCGCGGCACCATCGCGCTCGGCCTCGACGGCCCCAATCCGGCGCTCGGCCTCGACGGTTTCTTCGCGCTGCATCCGGCCATGCCGACCTTCGCCCGGCTCTACAAGGCCGGCAAGGCGATGGTGGTGCATGCGGTCGCCTCGCCCTATCGCGAGCGGTCGCATTTCGACGGCCAGGACGTGCTCGAAAGCGGGCTCGGCGGCGTCGGCCGGACCGACAGCGGCTGGCTCAATCGCGCATTGCAGGTCCTGCCGGCCGGCGAGCGCATCGTCCGGGCTGGCGGCCTCGGCGTCGGCACCATGACGCCGCTGATCATGCGCGGCGCCGCCCCGGTGCTCGGCTGGTCGCCCCAGGTGCTGCCGCAGGCGAGCGACGATTTCGCCGCCCGCGTGCTCGATCTCTATCGCCACACCGACGGCGGGCTGGCCGAGACGCTGGAGCGCGGCCTCGCCACCGACAAGCTCGCCGCCCAGGCCGGGATGGGCGAGGCCCGATCGCGCGCGGGGGCGGCGACCGCGGAGGGCATGAAGCTGGTCGCGGCCGGTGCGGCCCGCCTGCTCGCCGCCGCCGATGGTCCGCGCCTCGCCGCGCTCTCCTTCGACGGCTGGGACACGCATGCCAACGAGGGCGGCGCCACAGGGCGCCTCGCCCAGTTGCTCGGCGGGCTCGACGGCGCCTTCGCGGCCCTGGAATCCGGCCTCGGCCCGGCCTGGCGCGACACGGCGGTGTTGGTGGCGACCGAATTCGGCCGTACCGCCGCGGTCAACGGCACGGTCGGCACCGACCACGGCACGGCGACGGTCGCCTTCCTGGCCGGCGGCGCCATCAAGGGCGGCCGCATCCTGACCGACTGGCCGGGCCTCAGGCCGGCCGATCTCTACGAGGCGCGCGACCTGAAGCCGACCACCGACCTGCGCGCCATCGCCAAGGGCCTGCTCGCCGACCACCTCGGCCTGTCGCGGACGCTGCTCGACACGTCCGTGTTCCCGGACAGCGCCGCCGTAGCCCCGACATCCGGGCTGATCGGATAG
- a CDS encoding DUF1800 domain-containing protein: MVQPTDPLVAANRFGLGPRPGELARIAADPRGHVEAQLADPTAARLTAPDLMASDRAMRASRAAERVRQAERARVAEAGSAAGGKAPPGPSPAAVPAMNRNPAPAMAAGPAPAMMADGKPAAAAKPALPIEAEIFRQEQIARLTRFCDTATPLLERLVLFWSNHFAVSETKGNPVRVTVGAMEREAIRPHVLGRFADMLKAVETHPAMLVYLDNNQSVGPQSLNGRNSKRGLNENLAREIMELHTLGVAGGYAQADVTALARVLTGWTVANPDEDDFHGGRFAFAPGRHEPGTHRVVGRDYPESGHVQGLAVLDDLARHPATARHLAFKLTRHFVDDQPPADLVERLARVWRDSDGDLAAVTRALVTAPEAWHAKAGKLRAPIEFVVAMQRAIGRPADVGVANGALVALGQPTWAPPGPDGWSDEAAAWASPAGLSTRLDLAVQFARHAGDREPAGLAADLWGAALPEATRVAIRRAESRQQAIALLFASPEFQRR, translated from the coding sequence ATGGTCCAGCCAACCGATCCGCTCGTCGCCGCCAATCGCTTCGGGCTCGGCCCGCGGCCCGGCGAGCTTGCCCGCATCGCCGCCGACCCGCGTGGTCATGTCGAGGCACAACTCGCTGACCCGACCGCGGCGCGACTGACCGCTCCAGACCTGATGGCGTCCGACCGGGCCATGCGCGCATCGCGCGCGGCCGAGCGCGTCCGGCAGGCCGAGCGGGCCCGCGTCGCCGAGGCGGGGTCTGCCGCGGGCGGCAAGGCGCCTCCGGGGCCGTCGCCGGCGGCCGTTCCGGCGATGAACCGCAATCCGGCTCCCGCCATGGCCGCCGGTCCGGCGCCCGCCATGATGGCCGACGGCAAGCCGGCCGCCGCCGCCAAGCCGGCACTTCCGATCGAGGCCGAGATCTTCCGCCAGGAGCAGATCGCGCGGTTGACGCGCTTCTGCGACACCGCGACGCCGCTCCTGGAGCGGCTGGTCCTGTTCTGGTCAAACCATTTCGCGGTCTCCGAGACCAAGGGCAACCCGGTCAGGGTCACGGTCGGCGCGATGGAGCGCGAGGCGATCCGCCCGCATGTGCTCGGCCGCTTCGCCGACATGCTGAAGGCGGTCGAGACCCATCCGGCCATGCTGGTCTATCTCGACAACAACCAGTCGGTCGGGCCGCAATCGCTCAACGGGCGCAATTCCAAGCGCGGCCTCAACGAGAATCTCGCCCGCGAGATCATGGAGTTGCACACGCTCGGCGTCGCCGGCGGCTATGCGCAGGCCGACGTGACCGCGCTTGCCCGTGTGCTGACCGGCTGGACGGTCGCCAATCCGGACGAGGACGATTTCCACGGCGGACGCTTTGCCTTCGCGCCGGGACGGCACGAGCCCGGCACCCATCGGGTGGTCGGGCGGGACTATCCGGAGAGTGGCCACGTGCAGGGCCTGGCGGTGCTCGACGATCTCGCCCGCCATCCGGCGACGGCGCGCCATCTCGCCTTCAAGCTCACCCGCCATTTCGTCGACGATCAGCCGCCGGCCGACCTGGTCGAGCGGCTCGCCCGGGTCTGGCGCGACAGCGACGGCGATCTGGCCGCCGTCACGCGGGCGCTCGTGACGGCGCCGGAGGCCTGGCACGCGAAGGCCGGGAAGCTGCGTGCGCCGATCGAATTCGTGGTCGCGATGCAGCGGGCGATCGGCCGGCCGGCCGATGTCGGGGTCGCCAACGGGGCGCTCGTCGCGCTCGGTCAGCCGACCTGGGCGCCGCCCGGCCCGGACGGCTGGTCCGACGAGGCGGCCGCCTGGGCCTCGCCGGCGGGGCTCTCGACCCGGCTCGATCTCGCCGTCCAGTTCGCCCGCCATGCCGGCGACCGCGAGCCGGCCGGCCTCGCCGCCGACCTGTGGGGCGCGGCACTGCCTGAGGCGACGCGCGTCGCGATCCGGCGGGCGGAGAGCCGCCAGCAGGCGATCGCCCTGTTGTTCGCCAGCCCTGAATTCCAGCGGAGGTGA
- a CDS encoding TetR/AcrR family transcriptional regulator, which yields MASEKQKQKIVEALLALCAERDFARIGLAEIAAGADVTLAQLRAAYDGKMAILADFARRIDAAVLAGDDPGMAGEPARERLFDVVMRRFDALTPHKAGVAGLMKAARRDPLLAAALNRIALTSQRWMLTAAGLDRGGLPGLARAQALALAYAQVLPVWLEETDPGLPKTMAALDTQLKRLERAGAMLGRVESALCRLSGRRRAAEAPIAHPDGGAEAAVSAAG from the coding sequence ATGGCCAGCGAGAAGCAGAAGCAGAAGATCGTCGAAGCGCTGCTGGCGCTGTGCGCCGAGCGCGATTTCGCGCGGATCGGGCTCGCCGAGATTGCCGCCGGGGCGGACGTGACGCTCGCCCAATTGCGTGCCGCCTATGACGGCAAGATGGCCATCCTGGCCGATTTCGCCCGGCGCATCGATGCCGCGGTGCTGGCCGGCGACGATCCCGGCATGGCCGGCGAGCCGGCGCGCGAACGCCTGTTCGACGTGGTCATGCGTCGGTTCGACGCGCTGACGCCGCACAAGGCCGGTGTGGCCGGACTGATGAAGGCCGCGCGGCGCGATCCGTTGCTGGCTGCCGCCCTGAACCGGATCGCACTGACCTCGCAGCGCTGGATGTTGACCGCGGCCGGCCTCGACCGCGGCGGCCTGCCCGGTCTGGCGCGGGCCCAGGCGCTGGCGCTCGCCTATGCGCAGGTGCTGCCGGTCTGGCTCGAAGAGACCGATCCCGGCCTGCCCAAGACCATGGCGGCGCTCGACACCCAGCTGAAGCGACTGGAGCGGGCCGGCGCGATGCTCGGCCGCGTCGAATCGGCGCTCTGCCGCCTGTCGGGACGCCGGCGCGCAGCCGAGGCGCCGATCGCGCATCCAGACGGCGGCGCGGAGGCTGCGGTATCGGCCGCCGGCTGA
- a CDS encoding ribose-phosphate pyrophosphokinase: MKLVCGNSNRSLAEAIGNYLEVPLSNCLVRRFADQEIFVEVQENVRGEDVFVIQSTSYPANDHLMELLIITDALKRSSAKRITAVLPYFGYARQDRRASGRTPISAKLVANLITHAGVNRVLTLDLHAGQIQGFFDIPTDNLYGAPVMMRDIKERYPLDNTVVVSPDVGGVVRARALAKRIDAQLAIVDKRRERPGESEVMNVIGNVDGRSCILVDDIVDSGGTLVNAAEALLARGAKDVTAYITHGVLSGGAVARIAQSRLKELVITDSIQPTEAVKAAPNIRVISIAPLMGEAIARTAQEKSVSSLFD, from the coding sequence ATGAAACTCGTGTGCGGCAATTCGAACCGCAGTCTCGCTGAAGCCATCGGCAACTATCTTGAGGTTCCGCTGTCGAATTGCCTGGTGCGCCGCTTCGCCGACCAGGAAATCTTCGTCGAGGTGCAGGAGAATGTCCGCGGCGAGGACGTCTTCGTGATCCAGTCGACGAGCTATCCGGCCAACGACCACCTGATGGAGCTGTTGATCATCACCGACGCGCTGAAGCGCTCGTCGGCTAAGCGGATCACCGCCGTGCTGCCCTATTTCGGCTATGCGCGCCAGGATCGCCGTGCCTCCGGCCGCACGCCGATCTCGGCCAAGCTGGTCGCCAATCTGATCACCCATGCGGGCGTCAACCGCGTCCTGACCCTCGACCTGCATGCCGGCCAGATCCAGGGCTTCTTCGACATTCCGACCGACAATCTCTATGGCGCGCCGGTGATGATGCGCGACATCAAGGAGCGCTACCCGCTCGACAACACGGTCGTGGTCTCGCCCGACGTCGGCGGCGTGGTGCGCGCCCGCGCGCTCGCCAAGCGCATCGATGCCCAGTTGGCCATCGTCGACAAGCGGCGCGAGCGGCCGGGCGAGTCCGAAGTCATGAACGTCATCGGCAATGTTGACGGCCGGTCCTGCATCCTGGTCGACGACATCGTCGATTCCGGCGGCACCCTGGTCAATGCGGCGGAAGCGCTGCTCGCACGCGGCGCCAAGGACGTGACCGCCTACATCACTCACGGCGTGCTGTCCGGCGGTGCCGTGGCCCGCATCGCCCAGTCGCGGCTGAAGGAACTGGTCATCACCGACTCGATCCAGCCGACCGAGGCCGTCAAGGCGGCGCCGAACATCCGCGTCATCTCCATCGCCCCGCTGATGGGCGAGGCGATCGCCCGCACCGCGCAGGAAAAGTCGGTCTCCAGCCTTTTCGACTGA